The Tripterygium wilfordii isolate XIE 37 chromosome 21, ASM1340144v1, whole genome shotgun sequence genome segment TACATCCTTAAAAAACTATATAACTAGCATCagcaatttctttttcttttgttcccCCCATTTCCCCCTTTCCCTTTCTCCCACCCTTTTCACCCTCTCCTTCCCTACTATTACCCAAAGAGCAACTGTAGTCTGTAGTTGACTATAAAGACAGGCCATTGATGAGGCACAAATCATGAAACGAgagatgaagaaaaacaaaataaaagaataccAAAATCGCCCAACAATGTTTATAGAAACAATGCAATCTAACTCAAAGCATCTGGCGAAGCTGCTGGTTCTCTTTCCTGAGAGATTTTACCTCTTCCATCAGCTCAGCTTGGTTTTCCAATATTGAACTCATCACCCTTGACGTGTCCACCTGTCAACAAAAtaaatttgagaacataaaatGGCAAAATCACGGGAAAAACTCCCATTACTACTGGGGCACTTACTTCCTGCATATGGAATTGCCTCAGAATCTCAATATGAAGATTCCTCATGTCTTCGTGTATAGATTTCTGAAAGGAATCAAGGGTCTCTTCCAGAGTATTTTGAAAAAGTTGAAGCGAGAAGGAACTTCCTTGTTGAGGATCTGATGGAAGGCCCTTATAAGCCTGTGCAGTTCCACCCTGTCGCAAATTTAAACCTTGCCATTGTAATCTATGACAGATAACAAGTTACAAAAATAACACCACAATGTCTGCAGTTCTCTGGCATCATGGATGCCATCACTACTGTGAATGTTTTAAGATGACACAAAACCGACGTAAACTTAGTGACGTCTGACTTTGCAAGTCCAAAGTACAACAGAGACGGCATCCATGGTGACAGGATACAAAGGCTGCCCTTCTGCTAGAAAGCAAATGCTGAGATAGTCAGATAAATTTGCATGCATAAACCCAAAGGGCAGGCGTATTGTTTTTATGAAAGGTACACATACATTTGTTGCAGGAACCATTCCGGATTCTGCAGCAGCTGATGAGTCAGACCTTGACAACAAGCTATTCAGAAGTTCCTCCCTGGTTTCAGCTCCTGTCTTCTTGGTTTTAGGTGACCCCACAGAAAGTGATGTCCCATCACTCAAGGACAACGTGGTGCTTATCCTCTCAGCATAAGTTGAATATCGACGAGGCAGGGTCAAAGATGGTGAGCCTGGGGCTTCAAGGTTAGCATGACCAGTGATGCTTTTTGTACCCAAGGACGCTGACATAGAACTAGAGGAAAGGTGCTCTGGAAATCCTAATGAAGTATCCTGATTTGAGGAGACATCTTTAGCACGCAAACCGGTATAACTCAAGGTAGAATTTTTCAATGAGCTCATACTCATCTGACTTGTTGATGATGATAGATCTTGTAGTCCAGCAAACATTGAACCTGACATAAGACTGCCAGAGGATGACATCCCAAAACGAGATGGCAAATTAAGTGGCTGACGTAGATGTGCAAATTTATCTGAGAATCTTTCACCACCCCAAGCTTCTGGGGGAGTGATTGAAGAGTCTTCACTCTtggaagatggagatggagaggaTCCCAACAATGTAAATGATCGAGTGTCATCCTGCACCAGGTGAGGATGAAGAAAGCAATAAGCAATACTGTGACAAAGAAGTTAACTACGAAAGTGAGTTTGTATCTCAGCTGCTGATATTAGAAGAGATGAGCACTATGCTTCAGGTATATACTACAATTAAAcagaaaagaatgagaagggtgggggtgggggtgggggtgggggtgggggggcAGGTTCTGAACTTTTGATCGATGAGCCAACATAGAGCGACGAAGATCAAATATTGTTTTACCTGTTTGGAAGACGAACTAGATTTCCAATCAAATATCGGGTGATCATTCGCCCCATCCTCTGCAAAAGGAAATCTCCGACTTGATGGATACAAGAGAGATGAAGGCTTCTTATCAACAGGTAATTGATCCTTCTTCACTCCATCGTGATTATCCCAAAGCTTATCAAGAGAGGGTGTAATTGGCTGAACATCCACAAGCGGCGAAAACATCTCCATATCATCCTTAAAATTATAACTAGAAAGAGGAGCATGTAATCTTGACAATGTTCCACCAGGCCACAAATGGCTACGATGTTGTGTTTCCTCTGTTGAAGCCATACTAAGCATGCTCGATGCAGATCCACTGGTAGTTCCAGCAAGTGAAGCTGTTTCTACAGAAGGAACCGAACGACCAGTATTACGTAAACTGGATACTGCAGTGGATACCAAAAGACTTGATGAATTTACGGAGGGAAGGGGGTCAGGCATTAGAACGGAATCTTCAGCAGCACCTCCCAAAAGAGCAGCCTCAGCAGTGCAGCTGCCTTCATTTACAACAACTGGTTTCGATCTTTGCCAGCATAGACTTGTAACAGCCTAAGGAATACATTAAATACTTGGTATTAAGAAAAACTAAGAGAATCACAGTTTCTACCACCAAAACCAAGGTTTCTAATATTTAAGCATTGAAATATACCAGCAATGCTGTGCCATTAATCTAAATTTAAAAGCAAAACCCCCGGAGGTGGACCACAAAAGtgccaaaacatgaaaacaaacttcaaaaggacaaataattttaatttttgttatggATTGCATGTAACAAAAGCAATAAATTGAATAGAACTTTTATTTGATTGCTCAATCCTACAGTAGGAAAATTGATAAATTATCCTCCTGAACGAGAGGACAGGGACCTGAATATCTACATCGCTATGAATATTCCagcatcaaaattgaaattgaacaacATTAAACAAGCTCACGTGTCTAGATAGCCATACAATTAAAATGGCCATATAATATTTCAACCCAAATCCATGATTCAAacaaatatttcaatccaaattctttccatttttcttcatttcctcTATTTGGCATTCTGCCGATAACTTTAAGCCACAGAGAATGCGACCAATGCCTAGAGAGGATCACTATTCACAACAGTTTCCAGCAACATTCTTATGCCACCATGGACAACAAATACTCCAATTTATGAGGCCTGTTATCCTGGCAACAAGCAAAGGACCCTTTCCTCTCTCACATAGGAACATATCACTCTCTGCTCTCCATCTCTTAGTCAATTCTCAACACCTCATCACATTTCCTCTATTAAGATATGTCAATCAACAATTCAACAAAgattaaattcaacataaataatCCTAACTCCTAATTTAATAACTACAAATACATTTGTCCAAACATCGACATGTAAAGATTACAAAGATTTTCTAGTAAACTACACAATGTCAAGGAAAAACGCATTgttagacatataacttattgACCTTAACCATATATGGGGGCAAGTAAATAAAATAGTGTAGAACCATGTGCGAAATATATGGAAGTAGGATTAACAATATACTTGACATAAATATATCACAATTAGCTCATTTTCGTATTGGGCAGAATATTGAATAATAGACACCTCTGAACTGCTATAAGCACGAAGAACAGTTACAGGCTCTGGTTTTCCACGAACATCATAGAACACCACACGACC includes the following:
- the LOC119988759 gene encoding protein NEDD1-like isoform X1; translation: MNSVRDMKNLVDPSTALLAACGGDTVKLFDVVKPGDPCTLNYAPSPGCLVNLVKWNHTNLVVASAGEDKKISLWRKNGQSLGTIPVAGTDSGDNIEESILAISFSNKGSRYICSGGSGQVVRIWDLQRKRCIKWLKGHTSTITGAMYNCKDEHLASISLNGDLILHNLASSARAAELKDPHKQVLRVLDYSRISRHLLVTAGDDGTVHLWDTTGRSPKVSWLKQHSAPTAGISFSPSNDKIIASIGLDKKLYTYDSGSRKSSSCIAYEAPFSSLAFRDDGWILAAGTSSGRVVFYDVRGKPEPVTVLRAYSSSEVSIIQYSAQYENELIVIYLCQAVTSLCWQRSKPVVVNEGSCTAEAALLGGAAEDSVLMPDPLPSVNSSSLLVSTAVSSLRNTGRSVPSVETASLAGTTSGSASSMLSMASTEETQHRSHLWPGGTLSRLHAPLSSYNFKDDMEMFSPLVDVQPITPSLDKLWDNHDGVKKDQLPVDKKPSSLLYPSSRRFPFAEDGANDHPIFDWKSSSSSKQDDTRSFTLLGSSPSPSSKSEDSSITPPEAWGGERFSDKFAHLRQPLNLPSRFGMSSSGSLMSGSMFAGLQDLSSSTSQMSMSSLKNSTLSYTGLRAKDVSSNQDTSLGFPEHLSSSSMSASLGTKSITGHANLEAPGSPSLTLPRRYSTYAERISTTLSLSDGTSLSVGSPKTKKTGAETREELLNSLLSRSDSSAAAESGMVPATNGGTAQAYKGLPSDPQQGSSFSLQLFQNTLEETLDSFQKSIHEDMRNLHIEILRQFHMQEVDTSRVMSSILENQAELMEEVKSLRKENQQLRQML
- the LOC119988759 gene encoding protein NEDD1-like isoform X2 translates to MNSVRDMKNLVDPSTALLAACGGDTVKLFDVVKPGDPCTLNYAPSPGCLVNLVKWNHTNLVVASAGEDKKISLWRKNGQSLGTIPVAGTDSGDNIEESILAISFSNKGSRYICSGGSGQVVRIWDLQRKRCIKWLKGHTSTITGAMYNCKDEHLASISLNGDLILHNLASSARAAELKDPHKQVLRVLDYSRISRHLLVTAGDDGTVHLWDTTGRSPKVSWLKQHSAPTAGISFSPSNDKIIASIGLDKKLYTYDSGSRKSSSCIAYEAPFSSLAFRDDGWILAAGTSSGRVVFYDVRGKPEPVTVLRAYSSSEAVTSLCWQRSKPVVVNEGSCTAEAALLGGAAEDSVLMPDPLPSVNSSSLLVSTAVSSLRNTGRSVPSVETASLAGTTSGSASSMLSMASTEETQHRSHLWPGGTLSRLHAPLSSYNFKDDMEMFSPLVDVQPITPSLDKLWDNHDGVKKDQLPVDKKPSSLLYPSSRRFPFAEDGANDHPIFDWKSSSSSKQDDTRSFTLLGSSPSPSSKSEDSSITPPEAWGGERFSDKFAHLRQPLNLPSRFGMSSSGSLMSGSMFAGLQDLSSSTSQMSMSSLKNSTLSYTGLRAKDVSSNQDTSLGFPEHLSSSSMSASLGTKSITGHANLEAPGSPSLTLPRRYSTYAERISTTLSLSDGTSLSVGSPKTKKTGAETREELLNSLLSRSDSSAAAESGMVPATNGGTAQAYKGLPSDPQQGSSFSLQLFQNTLEETLDSFQKSIHEDMRNLHIEILRQFHMQEVDTSRVMSSILENQAELMEEVKSLRKENQQLRQML